Part of the Leptotrichia sp. oral taxon 215 str. W9775 genome is shown below.
TGCCTTGAAATAGAATAAATATTACCTTATTTTTATTACTATTTTTAGGCAGTTTCTTATTTTAAATCAATTTTTTCAGTTTCTCTCTGGCTTCCTGCACTATATAAAGCTTATTCCCATTTTCAGCAACTTCTTTGTATAACTCTATTGCTTCCCTGGTTTCATCTGCTTTCTCCTTATACGTTGCAAGAAGATATTTAAATCCTAAATTTTGACGTTTTGTCTTTGATTTTTTCAATGCCTCATTTAAAATTTCAATCATTTTTTCATTGTCATTTCCATGAAACAGCATTCCTTCCAGAGCTTTTACAAGATTATATATTTCACTGTCTTTTTTTCTTTTTCCAATTTTTTCTATCTCTTCTGATAGTTCTTTATTGTAAATTTCTGTTGCTTCCTCTTTTTTTCCAAAAGTAATAAGAAATAAAGCTTCATTATAGTAGTATAAAATTTTATCCTGTTTCCTATATAATTTTTTGGATAAATCCACTTCTTTTAATTTTTCATATGCCGTTTCTATTTTCCCTGCTGAAGAATATCCTGCAGCTAAATTTAGTTTCATATAGTTTCTATATTTTTTGTTCTTGTTTCTATTATACTCATTTTCAGTAAGTTCTATAAATTTTTCCGGATCCAGTTCGTTATCCAGAACATTCATATAATTACTGTATAAATACATCCATAATCCGGTATTTACCTTAAGTAATACTAAAAATATTATAGGATACAATAAATAATTAAAAAGAAAATTTTCAGACTTCAATGAAAAAATACCAACAGTAAACACTATTAAAAAATCAATTAAAGCAGATAACAGCAAATATTTTTTTCTTATAGTCATACTTCCCTTCCATAAATCCATTTTAATTTAAGTTTTCTTCCTTATTAAATTTTGCAAGTACCCATTCAATTTTCTTATCCTTAACTCTTTTAGGCTTGAATGAAATTCCGTCAATTATGATAGGCGCTATATCCTCATCATCTTCAGGAATATATCCCATATGCTCAATAAGAAGTCCACTCAAAGTATCATAATGTTTGGATTCCAGTTCAATATGGAAATAATCATTTAAATCATTTAATGAAAGTTCTCCATTTATCAGATATTTATTTATAGCAAGTTTCTTAATTGAAGAATCATCTGCATCAAATTCATCAGCAATATTTCCCATTACTTCCTCAATTAAATCCTCCAATGTCACAATCCCTGAAAATCCACCATATTCATCTATCAATATGGCAATATGTTTCTTTTCAGCCTGCATTTCATTAAAAAGTTCATTGACATTCTTTGTTTCCGGAACAAAATAAGCTTCCTGCATAATTTCTGTTAATTTAACATTCTGGAATCCCTTTCTATAAGCTTCTATCATAAGATCCTTCATAAACAGTATTCCTACAATATTATCTGCCTCATCTTCATATACAGGTATTCTCGAATATACTTCCACTTCCTTTTTTTCAAACAGTTCATCTACTGAAATATTTTTATCAATAAGAAATACCTTTGTTCTGGGAATCATTATTTCCCTTGCAACCTTTTCATCAAATTCAATAATATTTTCTATCATTTCCTTTTCAACTTCATTAATAATTCCATGTTCCCTTCCTACTTCCACAAGTGAACGCAATTCTTCCTTTGATACCTTTTCTTCAATATTATCTTCCTTCATTTTTAACACTGTCAGTATTACATTCGTTGAAAATGTCAGAAACTTGACAAAAGGTGAGAATATTTTTGAAACCATAACAATTATTCCCACTGATGCAAGAGCTGTCTTTTCTGACGATCTCAATGCTATTCTTTTGGGAATCAGCTCACCAAAAACTAAAGTTATATACGATAGCAAAAAAGTTATTAAAATCATTGAAATATGACTACTATAAGGAATTTTTAATTTCCCAAGATATATTGACAGATATTGTGAAAGTCCTGTTGCCGCTGAAGCTGACGCAAAAAAACTTGCAAGTGTTATCCCAACTTGAATTGTTGATAAAAACTTACTTGGCTCCTTCATTAGGTTTTCCAGCATTATCGCCTTTTTATTTCCTTCTTCCACCAATATTTTCAGTTTATTTCTATTTATTGAAACTATTGCCATTTCGGCACTCGAAAAAAAGGCATTTATTCCTGTTAACACTATTATTACAATAAACTGTAAAATCAGGCTGCCCCCGGTTATTGTTTCCACTTTAAATTATTCCTCCTAAATGTGTGTTATTTTATTATTATACCACTTATTATATCACACTTTTTCTTTTGTTTTCTTAGAGCCTGAACTCTTTAAAGTTCAAGCTCTTCAGTATTTGAATTATTTCATCATTCCAAGATATGCGGCACCTAAAATACCTGCATCATTTCCAAGCTGAGCCTGAACTATCTTTAAATTTTCCAGGCATGAAGGCAATGAATACTGCTTAAGTTTTTCATTTATTGCATTGAAAAGGATATCCCCTGCAAGTGCAACTCCTCCTCCAACTACGATTATTTCAGGATCAAGGACATTTAACAGATTTCCCATTCCAAGTGCAATGTACTCAGCTTCATAGTCAACCAGCTTAAGTGCAAATTCGTCTCCTTCCTTTGCTACATCAAAGATATCTTTTGCTTCTATTTCTCTTCCTTTAACTCTTTCATAAAGTTTATTTGTTTTATTTACAGCAAGCCTGCTCTGCGCTTCCCTTATTAATCCAGTAGCTGAAGCGTATGCTTCCCAGCATCCGTCCTGACCGCACCCACAAAGTTTTCCATTTTTTTCAACTTTTATATGTCCGACTTCTCCGCCTCCACCGTTTTTACCGCTTACAAGCTTTCCATCTACTATTATTCCGCCACCAATTCCTGTTCCAATTGCAAGACCAAGAACATTTTTGTATCCTTGTGC
Proteins encoded:
- a CDS encoding hemolysin family protein, encoding MTGGSLILQFIVIIVLTGINAFFSSAEMAIVSINRNKLKILVEEGNKKAIMLENLMKEPSKFLSTIQVGITLASFFASASAATGLSQYLSIYLGKLKIPYSSHISMILITFLLSYITLVFGELIPKRIALRSSEKTALASVGIIVMVSKIFSPFVKFLTFSTNVILTVLKMKEDNIEEKVSKEELRSLVEVGREHGIINEVEKEMIENIIEFDEKVAREIMIPRTKVFLIDKNISVDELFEKKEVEVYSRIPVYEDEADNIVGILFMKDLMIEAYRKGFQNVKLTEIMQEAYFVPETKNVNELFNEMQAEKKHIAILIDEYGGFSGIVTLEDLIEEVMGNIADEFDADDSSIKKLAINKYLINGELSLNDLNDYFHIELESKHYDTLSGLLIEHMGYIPEDDEDIAPIIIDGISFKPKRVKDKKIEWVLAKFNKEENLN
- a CDS encoding ROK family protein — encoded protein: MNYYVGIDLGGTNTKIGLVDEAGNIIFTTIVKTDSMEGFEKTVERLSKILLEQVKGSNINFEADVKGVGIGVPGPVVNERIVKFWANFPWSKEADLAGEFEKHLNKQVKVDNDVNVITLGEMWKGAAQGYKNVLGLAIGTGIGGGIIVDGKLVSGKNGGGGEVGHIKVEKNGKLCGCGQDGCWEAYASATGLIREAQSRLAVNKTNKLYERVKGREIEAKDIFDVAKEGDEFALKLVDYEAEYIALGMGNLLNVLDPEIIVVGGGVALAGDILFNAINEKLKQYSLPSCLENLKIVQAQLGNDAGILGAAYLGMMK